ATTACAGAACAATTTGGCTAAACGAAAAAGACGATAAAATCGTATCAATAATAGACCAAACCAAACTTCCGCACTCATTTGAAACCGTCAATCTGAAAACGGTCGAGGATTTTCGTTGGGCGATAAAAGATATGATTGTCAGAGGCGCGGGACTTATCGGCGCAACCGCAGGGTACAGTATGTATATTGCCGCCTTAGAAGCAAGCGACGAAAACTTTGACGACGACGTAAAAAAATCGGGCGAAATTTTGGCGGCAACACGCCCCACCGCAAAAAATTTGTCGTGGGCAGTCGCTCGACAAATATCCAAAATTTGCGACAATAATTTATCGGTCGCCGAAAAAAGAAAAGTCGCAAAAACCGAAGCCGAAGCAATAGCCGACGAAGACGCGGAATTTTGCAGAAAAATCGGTGAAAACGGACTCGAAATAATTAAAGAAATAGCAAAAAAGAAAAACGGCGCAACTGTAAATATTCTAACACACTGCAACGCAGGCTGGCTTGCATTCACCGATTACGGCTCCGCGCTCTCCCCTATTTACGCCGCCCAAAACGCAGGAATTGACATTCACGTCTGGGTGGACGAAACGCGCCCAAGAAACCAAGGCGCAAGTTTGACCGCGTGGGAATTAGGACAGCAA
This portion of the Chitinivibrionia bacterium genome encodes:
- the mtnA gene encoding S-methyl-5-thioribose-1-phosphate isomerase, producing MLVSGKHYRTIWLNEKDDKIVSIIDQTKLPHSFETVNLKTVEDFRWAIKDMIVRGAGLIGATAGYSMYIAALEASDENFDDDVKKSGEILAATRPTAKNLSWAVARQISKICDNNLSVAEKRKVAKTEAEAIADEDAEFCRKIGENGLEIIKEIAKKKNGATVNILTHCNAGWLAFTDYGSALSPIYAAQNAGIDIHVWVDETRPRNQGASLTAWELGQQGVKHHLIADNSGGHLMQHGLVDMAIVGADRVSLGGDAANKIGTYLKALAAKDNNVPFYVAFPSSTFDFEIEDGVKEIEIEERTGDEVRIMSGKDKNGNICDVQICPDDTPAKNWGFDVSPARLITNLITERGVFEASKEAILRVYPEAKK